One window of the Pieris brassicae chromosome Z, ilPieBrab1.1, whole genome shotgun sequence genome contains the following:
- the LOC123718699 gene encoding putative ATP-dependent RNA helicase TDRD12 isoform X2: protein MLPPGSYRIKIINYCNPHLIWADKDNVLEQIGIYGIVPNAKTLAFNLETNSYCFLEFDVDKWLPATRNLMKEFFAKATEIWFSVIHLDDGCIFDGKHKYGDIYGKTKSGLQNLSTFLTQSSFGTIDKRVFHEKLSQKLYTKLNYTDMIDIIRNLNAYYNKITNKFQLYEKDLSLNKGDVLEEVNWKFEEKGTDKDYAMKTFLRKMDEKPKNMRMLKKLEMLKMLKKNVTETDISSAKEDKELNVNIKEEIKKDSVNVRPTRKNQFKLLESEKASKMENNGDDDINDLMQYINTKYPKRNIKMCKNDIEDDKIDLNTITSSMCSFVENVVKPVVMVHSKLKKNIKPIFTMRDIPFNEHIHIVLKNMSIAQPMMIQSITWHTILRGHSIFIIGPKFCGKTIGYLPSVCRLVSDGTPEMSNCLGPICIIVCATAESVTQMEENAKMLLGLKERILAVFPGVDDFFINTTLLNGCDLIISTPSVLVRLLQDYGVDLRRLEIIVLDDCERMVEVYRRELKYFLFKIKELERSRSNKELKVQFVVASRIWCDFMEPLAKKVPDAVISIGAFPECVIYSKAKMTVSFVKGDKIGSVLEFLDEIDASKKVVIVCRLDDEVKILEKGLKGRQHCIFACNNEMTPSDLHNLNSSWNDCGAPSISPILICTDENLSHLNITDANYLVHYSLPKEYFLFRKRFFVLNDKFPSIFHSNNESVKIKIILDEVNTEKLPKILNFVKRFTKDMPPVLDEICNKVLAEKDLMKAETLVPICGNLLTLGYCPEFYDCRNRHAVLKGFDDPPNWVPRHGVVTFKIIHLHTAVNYSARLLTHIDNNKVTKFPAMHTLAIKIGLYYGNVANRQLHGVPKVGDVCAVSVKLDSFARCQVVKIICRTRGSYKVLVKLLDEEKYEETRDIYLYHLPQSLISIETYIVQIRLVNLQPKDNDVTFSALALGNIKSLVDDEASYVRGHIAGVIGNCLFLDTLEVCEYLRSLNQVIMKHDLKQELLQIHAEEYPEHINKIKELCGSNFPMETPAMNNTKEKNTGTWAHLNIGELEGVFITSVINPEQCLVRVSKFEPCMQSLLKDIETYIDSNPEPLLDAEVGDIILAKFPNDDIYERARVDKIDGNMINCFFVDQGDSAYVPLKYAIPITDTLINKLSFQSIECRLIGVKPAGYVWTDFCNTWLSNYADEGTKYFFAKPFNKQPAITTGGYKYSIALVDTSSSADIIINQVMLDLNIASPLEDEIDYLKDVVPNTGTPEDWERLDIATPDIPDSSSMPKLIRSVPLIASDSDSNQSDPWEMYNLTDFTSHLKQPQKTKQVSDDTASSTKPQCAILDETRQPKLLWRQDKAFVHIKIQLIGVEEYEMTINERSLKFSTLLHETMYAFDFELYGVVDACKSSHSNKGQYIMAKLVKVLHKNWSTLGNFEGIKRWIVYDVDHLHASSDEEAVDDSVVEIAKELHESEDTDSDGDLEFIYN from the exons ATGCTGCCACCGGGGAGTTATagaatcaaaataataaattactgtaatcCTCATTTAATCTGGGCAGACAAAGACAACGTTTTAGAGCAAATTGGTATCTATGGTATTGTACCAAATGCAAAAACATTAGCGTTCAATCTAGAAACAAATTCATATTGCTTCTTGGAGTTTGATGTTGACAAGTGGCTGCCAGCTACAAGGAATCTGATGAAGGAGTTCTTTGCAAAGGCAACAGAGATATGGTTTTCGGTGATACATTTGGATGATGG TTGTATATTCGACGGAAAGCACAAATACGGCGATATTTACGGCAAAACTAAATCTGGACTACAAAATCTGTCAACATTTCTAACACAGTCATCATTTGGAACTATTGATAAGCGTGTGTTTCATGAAAAGTTATCACAGAAGCTGTACACCAAGCTGAATTATACAGACATGATAGATATAATTAGAAATCTTAatgcatattataataaaataacgaacaaatttcaattatacGAAAAGGATTTATCTTTGAATAAAGGTGATGTGCTGGAAGAGGTCAATTGGAAATTCGAAGAGAAAGGTACAGACAAAGATTATGCTATGAAAACGTTTTTGCGGAAAATGGACGAAAAACCGAAGAATATGAGGATGTTAAAGAAATTGGAAAtgttgaaaatgttaaaaaagaaTGTGACAGAAACAGACATTT CATCAGCTAAAGAAGACAAAGAACTGAATGTAAACATCAAAGAAGAAATTAAGAAGGATAGTGTAAATGTCAGACCAACGCGAaagaatcaatttaaattattagaatcTGAGAAAGCTTCCAAAATGGAAAATAATGGCGATGATgatattaatgatttaatgcaatatataaatacaaaatatccaaaaagaaatataaaaatgtgtaaaaatgACATAGAAGATgacaaaatagatttaaacACTATAACCTCTTCGATGTGTAGTTTTGTCGAAAATGTAGTTAAGCCAGTTGTAATGGTGCATtcgaagttaaaaaaaaacataaaacccATATTTACAATGCGGGACATACCATTCAATGAACACATACatattgtgttaaaaaatatgtctatCGCGCAGCCAATGATGATACAGTCCATCACTTGGCATACGATTCTAAGGGGACACAGTATTTTCATCATAGGCCCTAAGTTTTGCGGTAAAACTATCGGGTATCTGCCAAGTGTCTGCCGTTTAGTTAGTGATGGGACACCTGAAATGAGCAATTGTCTTGGTCCTATATGTATAATCGTCTGTGCTACAGCTGAATCCGTGACTCAAATGGAGGAGAACGCGAAAATGCTTCTTGGATTAAAAGAACGGATTCTAGCTGTTTTTCCTGGAgtagatgatttttttattaatacgacTCTTCTGAATGGGTGTGATCTGATTATATCCACACCATCGGTTTTAGTTCGGTTGCTGCAAGATTATGGTGTTGACTTACGCAGGTTAGAAATCATCGTTCTGGATGATTGTGAACGAATGGTCGAAGTTTATAGAAGAGAACTTAAATACTttcttttcaaaattaaagagCTCGAAAGGTCCAGGTCTAATAAGGAGCTTAAAGTTCAATTTGTCGTTGCGTCCAGGATTTGGTGTGATTTTATGGAACCGCTAGCAAAGAAAGTCCCTGATGCTGTTATAAGTATTGGTGCATTCCCGGAATGCGTGATCTATTCGAAAGCGAAAATGACAGTTAGCTTTGTGAAAGGTGATAAAATTGGGTCTGTGTTAGAGTTTCTGGACGAAATCGATGCATCAAAGAAAGTAGTGATTGTATGTAGATTGGATGATGAGGTGAAAATTCTGGAGAAGGGGTTGAAAGGTCGCCAACATTGCATATTTGCATGTAATAATGAAATGACTCCGTCGGATCTTCACAATCTTAATTCGAGCTGGAATGATTGTGGCGCACCTTCGATAAGTCCGATTCTTATTTGTACGGATGAGAATTTGTCCCATCTAAATATTACCGATGCAAATTATCTCGTACATTACTCTTTACCCAaagaatatttcttatttagaAAACGATTTTTCGTTTTGAACGACAAGTTCCCCTCGATATTTCATTCGAACAACGAAtctgtcaaaattaaaattatcctCGATGAAGTGAATACGGAGAAATTACCGAAGATTTTGAACTTCGTAAAGCGATTCACTAAGGATATGCCACCTGTTCTGGATGAAATCTGCAATAAGGTACTCGCTGAAAAGGATTTGATGAAGGCTGAAACATTAGTTCCGATTTGCGGTAACCTATTAACTTTGGGTTATTGCCCAGAGTTCTATGACTGTCGTAATCGTCATGCGGTATTAAAGGGCTTCGATGATCCACCTAACTGGGTTCCTCGACATGGGGTTGttacttttaaaatcattCATCTTCACACGGCTGTTAATTACTCCGCTCGCCTGTTAACtcatattgataataataaagtgaCCAAGTTCCCCGCGATGCACACACTTGCCATTAAAATTGGATTGTATTACGGTAATGTCGCGAATAGACAACTCCACGGTGTACCAAAGGTTGGTGATGTCTGCGCTGTATCGGTGAAACTGGATTCGTTCGCGAGGTGTCAAGtcgtaaaaattatttgccGAACTCGCGGTTCCTACAAAGTGTTGGTAAAGCTATTGGATGAGGAGAAATATGAGGAAACAAgggatatatatttatatcatttgcCACAGAGTCTAATTTCTATTGAAACGTATATTGTCCAAATTCGTTTGGTAAATCTCCAACCGAAAGATAATGATGTGACGTTTTCAGCACTGGCTCTAGGTAACATTAAGAGCCTTGTTGATGATGAAGCTTCTTACGTAAGAGGTCATATTGCTGGTGTAATTGGAAACTGTCTCTTTCTTGATACATTAGAAGTATGTGAATACCTTAGATCGTTAAACCAAGTCATTATGAAGCATGACTTGAAACAGGAACTTCTACAAATACATGCAGAAGAATACCCTGagcatattaataaaattaaagagcTGTGTGGTTCAAACTTTCCAATGGAAACCCCAGCAATGAACAACACTAAGGAAAAGAACACTGGCACTTGGGCGCATCTGAATATTGGTGAATTGGAGGGAGTTTTTATTACTTCCGTAATAAATCCCGAGCAATGCTTGGTACGTGTTAGTAAATTCGAACCGTGCATGCAGTCtttattaaaagatattgAAACATATATAGACAGCAACCCGGAACCGTTGTTAGATGCGGAAGTGGGTGATATAATACTGGCGAAATTTCCCAACGACGATATATACGAACGCGCGAGAGTCGATAAAATTGATGGGAACATGATAAATTGTTTCTTTGTGGATCAAGGCGACTCGGCTTATGTTCCATTGAAATACGCGATACCTATAACAGACACATTGATTAATAAACTGTCTTTCCAAAGCATCGAATGTCGTCTAATAGGTGTTAAACCAGCGGGATATGTTTGGACAGATTTCTGTAATACATGGCTATCGAACTACGCGGATGAGGGAACAAAGTACTTCTTCGCTAAACCTTTTAATAAACAACCGGCCATTACTACCGGTGGCTATAAATATTCCATCGCGTTAGTAGATACAAGTTCCAGCgctgatattattattaatcaggTAATGCTGGATTTAAACATAGCAAGCCCATTGGAAGATGAAATTGATTATCTTAAAGACGTAGTGCCAAACACGGGAACACCTGAAGATTGGGAAAGGCTAGACATAGCAACACCAGATATTCCAGATTCCTCGTCTATGCCTAAACTGATACGATCAGTGCCTTTAATTGCGTCCGATTCTGATTCAAACCAATCAGATCCTTGGGAAATGTACAACTTGACAGACTTTACTTCCCACTTAAAGCAACCTCAAAAGACAAAGCAAG TTTCAGACGACACCGCGTCTTCGACAAAACCACAATGCGCCATCCTTGATGAAACACGACAGCCGAAGCTCCTATGGCGTCAGGATAAAGCATTTGTgcacataaaaatacaattaattggCGTAGAAGAATACGAAATGACAATTAATGAACGATCGTTAAAATTCTCGACACTTTTGCATGAGACGATGTACGCGTTTGACTTTGAACTTTACGGCGTTGTTGACGCGTGTAAAAGTTCACATTCCAATAAGGGGCAATATATTATGGCGAAGCTGGTGAAAGTTTTGCATAAAAATTGGAGTACTCTTGGAAATTTCGAGGGCATTAAGCGATGGATTGTCTATGATGTTGACCACCTGCATGCGTCGTCCGATGAAGAAGCCGTGGATGATTCTGTAGTTGAAATTGCTAAGGAATTGCACGAGAGTGAAGATACAGATAGTGATGGTgatttagaatttatatataattaa
- the LOC123718699 gene encoding putative ATP-dependent RNA helicase TDRD12 isoform X1 has protein sequence MLPPGSYRIKIINYCNPHLIWADKDNVLEQIGIYGIVPNAKTLAFNLETNSYCFLEFDVDKWLPATRNLMKEFFAKATEIWFSVIHLDDGCIFDGKHKYGDIYGKTKSGLQNLSTFLTQSSFGTIDKRVFHEKLSQKLYTKLNYTDMIDIIRNLNAYYNKITNKFQLYEKDLSLNKGDVLEEVNWKFEEKGTDKDYAMKTFLRKMDEKPKNMRMLKKLEMLKMLKKNVTETDISSAKEDKELNVNIKEEIKKDSVNVRPTRKNQFKLLESEKASKMENNGDDDINDLMQYINTKYPKRNIKMCKNDIEDDKIDLNTITSSMCSFVENVVKPVVMVHSKLKKNIKPIFTMRDIPFNEHIHIVLKNMSIAQPMMIQSITWHTILRGHSIFIIGPKFCGKTIGYLPSVCRLVSDGTPEMSNCLGPICIIVCATAESVTQMEENAKMLLGLKERILAVFPGVDDFFINTTLLNGCDLIISTPSVLVRLLQDYGVDLRRLEIIVLDDCERMVEVYRRELKYFLFKIKELERSRSNKELKVQFVVASRIWCDFMEPLAKKVPDAVISIGAFPECVIYSKAKMTVSFVKGDKIGSVLEFLDEIDASKKVVIVCRLDDEVKILEKGLKGRQHCIFACNNEMTPSDLHNLNSSWNDCGAPSISPILICTDENLSHLNITDANYLVHYSLPKEYFLFRKRFFVLNDKFPSIFHSNNESVKIKIILDEVNTEKLPKILNFVKRFTKDMPPVLDEICNKVLAEKDLMKAETLVPICGNLLTLGYCPEFYDCRNRHAVLKGFDDPPNWVPRHGVVTFKIIHLHTAVNYSARLLTHIDNNKVTKFPAMHTLAIKIGLYYGNVANRQLHGVPKVGDVCAVSVKLDSFARCQVVKIICRTRGSYKVLVKLLDEEKYEETRDIYLYHLPQSLISIETYIVQIRLVNLQPKDNDVTFSALALGNIKSLVDDEASYVRGHIAGVIGNCLFLDTLEVCEYLRSLNQVIMKHDLKQELLQIHAEEYPEHINKIKELCGSNFPMETPAMNNTKEKNTGTWAHLNIGELEGVFITSVINPEQCLVRVSKFEPCMQSLLKDIETYIDSNPEPLLDAEVGDIILAKFPNDDIYERARVDKIDGNMINCFFVDQGDSAYVPLKYAIPITDTLINKLSFQSIECRLIGVKPAGYVWTDFCNTWLSNYADEGTKYFFAKPFNKQPAITTGGYKYSIALVDTSSSADIIINQVMLDLNIASPLEDEIDYLKDVVPNTGTPEDWERLDIATPDIPDSSSMPKLIRSVPLIASDSDSNQSDPWEMYNLTDFTSHLKQPQKTKQGEHNLPAIKPLADNGNTFISTDRTSSIDLSVSISNDLVSDDTASSTKPQCAILDETRQPKLLWRQDKAFVHIKIQLIGVEEYEMTINERSLKFSTLLHETMYAFDFELYGVVDACKSSHSNKGQYIMAKLVKVLHKNWSTLGNFEGIKRWIVYDVDHLHASSDEEAVDDSVVEIAKELHESEDTDSDGDLEFIYN, from the exons ATGCTGCCACCGGGGAGTTATagaatcaaaataataaattactgtaatcCTCATTTAATCTGGGCAGACAAAGACAACGTTTTAGAGCAAATTGGTATCTATGGTATTGTACCAAATGCAAAAACATTAGCGTTCAATCTAGAAACAAATTCATATTGCTTCTTGGAGTTTGATGTTGACAAGTGGCTGCCAGCTACAAGGAATCTGATGAAGGAGTTCTTTGCAAAGGCAACAGAGATATGGTTTTCGGTGATACATTTGGATGATGG TTGTATATTCGACGGAAAGCACAAATACGGCGATATTTACGGCAAAACTAAATCTGGACTACAAAATCTGTCAACATTTCTAACACAGTCATCATTTGGAACTATTGATAAGCGTGTGTTTCATGAAAAGTTATCACAGAAGCTGTACACCAAGCTGAATTATACAGACATGATAGATATAATTAGAAATCTTAatgcatattataataaaataacgaacaaatttcaattatacGAAAAGGATTTATCTTTGAATAAAGGTGATGTGCTGGAAGAGGTCAATTGGAAATTCGAAGAGAAAGGTACAGACAAAGATTATGCTATGAAAACGTTTTTGCGGAAAATGGACGAAAAACCGAAGAATATGAGGATGTTAAAGAAATTGGAAAtgttgaaaatgttaaaaaagaaTGTGACAGAAACAGACATTT CATCAGCTAAAGAAGACAAAGAACTGAATGTAAACATCAAAGAAGAAATTAAGAAGGATAGTGTAAATGTCAGACCAACGCGAaagaatcaatttaaattattagaatcTGAGAAAGCTTCCAAAATGGAAAATAATGGCGATGATgatattaatgatttaatgcaatatataaatacaaaatatccaaaaagaaatataaaaatgtgtaaaaatgACATAGAAGATgacaaaatagatttaaacACTATAACCTCTTCGATGTGTAGTTTTGTCGAAAATGTAGTTAAGCCAGTTGTAATGGTGCATtcgaagttaaaaaaaaacataaaacccATATTTACAATGCGGGACATACCATTCAATGAACACATACatattgtgttaaaaaatatgtctatCGCGCAGCCAATGATGATACAGTCCATCACTTGGCATACGATTCTAAGGGGACACAGTATTTTCATCATAGGCCCTAAGTTTTGCGGTAAAACTATCGGGTATCTGCCAAGTGTCTGCCGTTTAGTTAGTGATGGGACACCTGAAATGAGCAATTGTCTTGGTCCTATATGTATAATCGTCTGTGCTACAGCTGAATCCGTGACTCAAATGGAGGAGAACGCGAAAATGCTTCTTGGATTAAAAGAACGGATTCTAGCTGTTTTTCCTGGAgtagatgatttttttattaatacgacTCTTCTGAATGGGTGTGATCTGATTATATCCACACCATCGGTTTTAGTTCGGTTGCTGCAAGATTATGGTGTTGACTTACGCAGGTTAGAAATCATCGTTCTGGATGATTGTGAACGAATGGTCGAAGTTTATAGAAGAGAACTTAAATACTttcttttcaaaattaaagagCTCGAAAGGTCCAGGTCTAATAAGGAGCTTAAAGTTCAATTTGTCGTTGCGTCCAGGATTTGGTGTGATTTTATGGAACCGCTAGCAAAGAAAGTCCCTGATGCTGTTATAAGTATTGGTGCATTCCCGGAATGCGTGATCTATTCGAAAGCGAAAATGACAGTTAGCTTTGTGAAAGGTGATAAAATTGGGTCTGTGTTAGAGTTTCTGGACGAAATCGATGCATCAAAGAAAGTAGTGATTGTATGTAGATTGGATGATGAGGTGAAAATTCTGGAGAAGGGGTTGAAAGGTCGCCAACATTGCATATTTGCATGTAATAATGAAATGACTCCGTCGGATCTTCACAATCTTAATTCGAGCTGGAATGATTGTGGCGCACCTTCGATAAGTCCGATTCTTATTTGTACGGATGAGAATTTGTCCCATCTAAATATTACCGATGCAAATTATCTCGTACATTACTCTTTACCCAaagaatatttcttatttagaAAACGATTTTTCGTTTTGAACGACAAGTTCCCCTCGATATTTCATTCGAACAACGAAtctgtcaaaattaaaattatcctCGATGAAGTGAATACGGAGAAATTACCGAAGATTTTGAACTTCGTAAAGCGATTCACTAAGGATATGCCACCTGTTCTGGATGAAATCTGCAATAAGGTACTCGCTGAAAAGGATTTGATGAAGGCTGAAACATTAGTTCCGATTTGCGGTAACCTATTAACTTTGGGTTATTGCCCAGAGTTCTATGACTGTCGTAATCGTCATGCGGTATTAAAGGGCTTCGATGATCCACCTAACTGGGTTCCTCGACATGGGGTTGttacttttaaaatcattCATCTTCACACGGCTGTTAATTACTCCGCTCGCCTGTTAACtcatattgataataataaagtgaCCAAGTTCCCCGCGATGCACACACTTGCCATTAAAATTGGATTGTATTACGGTAATGTCGCGAATAGACAACTCCACGGTGTACCAAAGGTTGGTGATGTCTGCGCTGTATCGGTGAAACTGGATTCGTTCGCGAGGTGTCAAGtcgtaaaaattatttgccGAACTCGCGGTTCCTACAAAGTGTTGGTAAAGCTATTGGATGAGGAGAAATATGAGGAAACAAgggatatatatttatatcatttgcCACAGAGTCTAATTTCTATTGAAACGTATATTGTCCAAATTCGTTTGGTAAATCTCCAACCGAAAGATAATGATGTGACGTTTTCAGCACTGGCTCTAGGTAACATTAAGAGCCTTGTTGATGATGAAGCTTCTTACGTAAGAGGTCATATTGCTGGTGTAATTGGAAACTGTCTCTTTCTTGATACATTAGAAGTATGTGAATACCTTAGATCGTTAAACCAAGTCATTATGAAGCATGACTTGAAACAGGAACTTCTACAAATACATGCAGAAGAATACCCTGagcatattaataaaattaaagagcTGTGTGGTTCAAACTTTCCAATGGAAACCCCAGCAATGAACAACACTAAGGAAAAGAACACTGGCACTTGGGCGCATCTGAATATTGGTGAATTGGAGGGAGTTTTTATTACTTCCGTAATAAATCCCGAGCAATGCTTGGTACGTGTTAGTAAATTCGAACCGTGCATGCAGTCtttattaaaagatattgAAACATATATAGACAGCAACCCGGAACCGTTGTTAGATGCGGAAGTGGGTGATATAATACTGGCGAAATTTCCCAACGACGATATATACGAACGCGCGAGAGTCGATAAAATTGATGGGAACATGATAAATTGTTTCTTTGTGGATCAAGGCGACTCGGCTTATGTTCCATTGAAATACGCGATACCTATAACAGACACATTGATTAATAAACTGTCTTTCCAAAGCATCGAATGTCGTCTAATAGGTGTTAAACCAGCGGGATATGTTTGGACAGATTTCTGTAATACATGGCTATCGAACTACGCGGATGAGGGAACAAAGTACTTCTTCGCTAAACCTTTTAATAAACAACCGGCCATTACTACCGGTGGCTATAAATATTCCATCGCGTTAGTAGATACAAGTTCCAGCgctgatattattattaatcaggTAATGCTGGATTTAAACATAGCAAGCCCATTGGAAGATGAAATTGATTATCTTAAAGACGTAGTGCCAAACACGGGAACACCTGAAGATTGGGAAAGGCTAGACATAGCAACACCAGATATTCCAGATTCCTCGTCTATGCCTAAACTGATACGATCAGTGCCTTTAATTGCGTCCGATTCTGATTCAAACCAATCAGATCCTTGGGAAATGTACAACTTGACAGACTTTACTTCCCACTTAAAGCAACCTCAAAAGACAAAGCAAGGTGAACATAATCTTCCAGCAATAAAGCCTTTAGCTGATAATGGCAATACATTCATTTCAACTGATAGAACAAGCTCTATTGATCTTTCAGTATCTATAAGTAACGATTTAGTTTCAGACGACACCGCGTCTTCGACAAAACCACAATGCGCCATCCTTGATGAAACACGACAGCCGAAGCTCCTATGGCGTCAGGATAAAGCATTTGTgcacataaaaatacaattaattggCGTAGAAGAATACGAAATGACAATTAATGAACGATCGTTAAAATTCTCGACACTTTTGCATGAGACGATGTACGCGTTTGACTTTGAACTTTACGGCGTTGTTGACGCGTGTAAAAGTTCACATTCCAATAAGGGGCAATATATTATGGCGAAGCTGGTGAAAGTTTTGCATAAAAATTGGAGTACTCTTGGAAATTTCGAGGGCATTAAGCGATGGATTGTCTATGATGTTGACCACCTGCATGCGTCGTCCGATGAAGAAGCCGTGGATGATTCTGTAGTTGAAATTGCTAAGGAATTGCACGAGAGTGAAGATACAGATAGTGATGGTgatttagaatttatatataattaa